The following coding sequences are from one Solea solea chromosome 4, fSolSol10.1, whole genome shotgun sequence window:
- the btg4 gene encoding protein BTG4 has product MKEEIAAAVFFVARLVKRYGCLDNDGRERFAAALTSVLFENYKNHWHPGAPTKGQAYRCLRMNRVQVKDPVLQQACERGAVRYADLGLPHEVTVWVDPGEVSCRYGERSTPFCISVVDGCRRDGEFSRRVHDAVERASLDVLSGSSSDEEGGGDNSMSSSSSSSSSSSSSSCSGSSSLSAPVATTNPEPKTIPTVSNPNSVYRFSEFSPGAPQTWHREKRNAYAGDAFAPHPPHAPHPPRAPHPPHPPPAAGLTFSTQKGFKSYRATFTFAGPRVDKYHWVSKSRS; this is encoded by the exons ATGAAGGAAGAAATCGCCGCCGCCGTGTTCTTCGTTGCTCGGCTGGTGAAGAGATATGGTTGTCTGGACAATGACGGCAGGGAGCGATTTGCTGCCGCCCTCACGTCTGTTCTTTTTGAGAACTACAAGAACCACTGGCACCCGGGTGCACCCACCAAAGGACAGGCCTACAG gtgccTGCGTATGAACCGTGTGCAGGTGAAGGACCCGGTGCTGCAGCAGGCCTGCGAGCGCGGCGCAGTGCGGTACGCGGATCTGGGCCTTCCTCATGAGGTGACGGTGTGGGTTGACCCTGGAGAGGTGTCCTGCAG gtACGGCGAACGCAGCACTCCATTCTGCATCTCTGTGGTGGACGGTTGCCGACGAGACGGGGAGTTTTCCCGCCGCGTACATGACGCAGTGGAGCGGGCGAGCCTCGACGTCCTCTCTGGAAGTTCCTCAGATGAGGAGGGAGGTGGAGACAacagcatgagcagcagcagcagcagcagcagcagcagcagtagcagcagctgcagcggaAGTAGCAGTTTGTCAGCTCCAGTCGCAACCACCAACCCTGAACCCAAGACCATCCCAACTGTCAGCAACCCCAACAGCGTCTACAGG ttcaGCGAGTTTTCTCCTGGTGCCCCTCAGACCTGGCACAGGGAGAAGCGGAATGCCTATGCTGGGGATGCGTTcgctcctcaccctcctcacgctcctcaccctcctcgcgctcctcaccctcctcaccctcctccagCTGCAGGTCTGACGTTCTCCACCCAGAAAGGCTTCAAGTCGTACAGGGCCACGTTCACCTTTGCCGGGCCACGCGTCGACAAGTACCACTGGGTCAGCAAATCCAGATCCTAG
- the slc25a14 gene encoding brain mitochondrial carrier protein 1 isoform X1 encodes MFVDMLCSVRLHHWVDLCVGGLLLFLAGLQQVEAAAAAADMTTLNWKPFIYGGMASIVAEFGTFPIDLTKTRLQVQGQSQYTEVRYRGMFHALFKIGKEEGIRALYSGISPALLRQASYGTIKIGTYNSLKRLFVTHPEDETMVINVFCGVVSGVLSSSLANPTDVLKIRMQAQGSLLQGSMMSNFMNIYQTEGTRGLWRGVIPTAQRAAIVVGVELPVYDITKKHLLHSGAMGDTILTHFISSFTCGLAGALASNPVDVVRTRMMNQRVLSGGPMYKGTLDGLMQTWRNEGFFALYKGFWPNWLRLGPWNIIFFITFEQLKKLPF; translated from the exons ATGTTTGTCGACATGTTGTGTAGTGTGCGCTTGCATCACTGGGTTGACCTGTGTGTGGGCGGACTGCTTTTGTTTCTAGCGGGGCTGCAGCAGGTGGAAGCCGCAGCAGCCGCCGCGGACATGACTACCCTCAACTGGAAGCCCTTCATCTACGGAGGCATGGCCTCGATTGTCGCAGAATTCG GGACATTTCCCATTGACTTGACAAAGACCCGGCTTCAGGTGCAGGGTCAGTCCCAGTACACCGAGGTGCGCTACAGAGGCATGTTCCACGCCCTCTTCAAGATCGGCAAAGAGGAGGGAATCCGGGCGTTGTATTCTGG GATTTCCCCTGCTCTGCTGAGACAAGCCTCGTACGGGACGATCAAGATCGGGACGTACAACTCTCTGAAGAGGCTGTTTGTCACTCATCCTGAAG ATGAGACCATGGTCATCAATGTCTTCTGTGGTGTCGTGTCCGGAGTCCTGTCCTCCTCACTGGCCAACCCCACTGACGTCCTCAAG atcaGAATGCAGGCACAGGGCAGTTTGCTGCAGGGCAGCATGATGTCCAACTTCATGAACATCTACCAGACAGAAGGCACCAGAGGGCTGTGGAGA GGTGTCATTCCCACAGCACAGCGAGCCGCCATTGTGGTCGGGGTGGAACTTCCCGTCTATGACATCACCAAAAAGCACCTGCTTCACTCTGGCGCCATGGGCGACACCATCTTGACCCATTTcat TTCCAGTTTCACGTGCGGCCTGGCAGGGGCGCTGGCCTCCAACCCCGTCGACGTGGTCCGGACCCGCATGATGAACCAGCGGGTTCTGTCTGGAGGCCCCATGTACAAAGGGACGCTGGATGGATTGATGCAGACGTGGAGGAACGAGGGCTTCTTTGCCCTCTACAAGGGTTTCTGGCCAAACTGGCTGCGACTGGGGCCCTGGAACATCATC TTCTTCATCACCTTCGAGCAGCTGAAGAAACTCCCGTTTTAA
- the slc25a14 gene encoding brain mitochondrial carrier protein 1 isoform X2, translating to MTTLNWKPFIYGGMASIVAEFGTFPIDLTKTRLQVQGQSQYTEVRYRGMFHALFKIGKEEGIRALYSGISPALLRQASYGTIKIGTYNSLKRLFVTHPEDETMVINVFCGVVSGVLSSSLANPTDVLKIRMQAQGSLLQGSMMSNFMNIYQTEGTRGLWRGVIPTAQRAAIVVGVELPVYDITKKHLLHSGAMGDTILTHFISSFTCGLAGALASNPVDVVRTRMMNQRVLSGGPMYKGTLDGLMQTWRNEGFFALYKGFWPNWLRLGPWNIIFFITFEQLKKLPF from the exons ATGACTACCCTCAACTGGAAGCCCTTCATCTACGGAGGCATGGCCTCGATTGTCGCAGAATTCG GGACATTTCCCATTGACTTGACAAAGACCCGGCTTCAGGTGCAGGGTCAGTCCCAGTACACCGAGGTGCGCTACAGAGGCATGTTCCACGCCCTCTTCAAGATCGGCAAAGAGGAGGGAATCCGGGCGTTGTATTCTGG GATTTCCCCTGCTCTGCTGAGACAAGCCTCGTACGGGACGATCAAGATCGGGACGTACAACTCTCTGAAGAGGCTGTTTGTCACTCATCCTGAAG ATGAGACCATGGTCATCAATGTCTTCTGTGGTGTCGTGTCCGGAGTCCTGTCCTCCTCACTGGCCAACCCCACTGACGTCCTCAAG atcaGAATGCAGGCACAGGGCAGTTTGCTGCAGGGCAGCATGATGTCCAACTTCATGAACATCTACCAGACAGAAGGCACCAGAGGGCTGTGGAGA GGTGTCATTCCCACAGCACAGCGAGCCGCCATTGTGGTCGGGGTGGAACTTCCCGTCTATGACATCACCAAAAAGCACCTGCTTCACTCTGGCGCCATGGGCGACACCATCTTGACCCATTTcat TTCCAGTTTCACGTGCGGCCTGGCAGGGGCGCTGGCCTCCAACCCCGTCGACGTGGTCCGGACCCGCATGATGAACCAGCGGGTTCTGTCTGGAGGCCCCATGTACAAAGGGACGCTGGATGGATTGATGCAGACGTGGAGGAACGAGGGCTTCTTTGCCCTCTACAAGGGTTTCTGGCCAAACTGGCTGCGACTGGGGCCCTGGAACATCATC TTCTTCATCACCTTCGAGCAGCTGAAGAAACTCCCGTTTTAA
- the slc25a14 gene encoding brain mitochondrial carrier protein 1 isoform X3 gives MRQQLLGPGTFPIDLTKTRLQVQGQSQYTEVRYRGMFHALFKIGKEEGIRALYSGISPALLRQASYGTIKIGTYNSLKRLFVTHPEDETMVINVFCGVVSGVLSSSLANPTDVLKIRMQAQGSLLQGSMMSNFMNIYQTEGTRGLWRGVIPTAQRAAIVVGVELPVYDITKKHLLHSGAMGDTILTHFISSFTCGLAGALASNPVDVVRTRMMNQRVLSGGPMYKGTLDGLMQTWRNEGFFALYKGFWPNWLRLGPWNIIFFITFEQLKKLPF, from the exons atgaggcagcagctcctgggtccag GGACATTTCCCATTGACTTGACAAAGACCCGGCTTCAGGTGCAGGGTCAGTCCCAGTACACCGAGGTGCGCTACAGAGGCATGTTCCACGCCCTCTTCAAGATCGGCAAAGAGGAGGGAATCCGGGCGTTGTATTCTGG GATTTCCCCTGCTCTGCTGAGACAAGCCTCGTACGGGACGATCAAGATCGGGACGTACAACTCTCTGAAGAGGCTGTTTGTCACTCATCCTGAAG ATGAGACCATGGTCATCAATGTCTTCTGTGGTGTCGTGTCCGGAGTCCTGTCCTCCTCACTGGCCAACCCCACTGACGTCCTCAAG atcaGAATGCAGGCACAGGGCAGTTTGCTGCAGGGCAGCATGATGTCCAACTTCATGAACATCTACCAGACAGAAGGCACCAGAGGGCTGTGGAGA GGTGTCATTCCCACAGCACAGCGAGCCGCCATTGTGGTCGGGGTGGAACTTCCCGTCTATGACATCACCAAAAAGCACCTGCTTCACTCTGGCGCCATGGGCGACACCATCTTGACCCATTTcat TTCCAGTTTCACGTGCGGCCTGGCAGGGGCGCTGGCCTCCAACCCCGTCGACGTGGTCCGGACCCGCATGATGAACCAGCGGGTTCTGTCTGGAGGCCCCATGTACAAAGGGACGCTGGATGGATTGATGCAGACGTGGAGGAACGAGGGCTTCTTTGCCCTCTACAAGGGTTTCTGGCCAAACTGGCTGCGACTGGGGCCCTGGAACATCATC TTCTTCATCACCTTCGAGCAGCTGAAGAAACTCCCGTTTTAA